A genome region from Anastrepha ludens isolate Willacy chromosome 3, idAnaLude1.1, whole genome shotgun sequence includes the following:
- the LOC128856454 gene encoding solute carrier family 35 member E1 homolog produces the protein MLSGLKSGPSRHVLAVVVLCILWYVISSSNNVIGKMVLNEFPFPMTVTMIQLCSISLYSGPFFNLWRIRKYQNVSRGYYWRMIIPLALGKFLSSVTSHISLWKVPVSYAHTVKATMPLFTVILTRFLFREKQPTLVYLSLVPIITGVAIATVTEISFDMIGLISALLSTMGFSLQNIFSKKVLKDTGMHHLRLLELLGKLALIMFLPIWIFVDSLSIIRHPVITGLDYRVIALLFADGVLNWLQNVIAFNVLSLVSPLTYAVASASKRIFVIGVSLLILGNPVTFLNCVGMTLAIFGVLCYNRAKQVSKSSKTILPLTQNHRIKYEPFKGNLDPYHHGVVNSSVNGFANKRGEKQYTNTNSVATNSLLTNGNVFPNGSTARLLFV, from the exons ATGCTTAGTGGATTAAAAAGCGGACCATCCAGACATGTCCTGGCTGTTGTAGTATTGTGCATACTTTGGTATGTAATCTCATCCAGCAATAATGTTATCGGCAAGATGGTATTGAACGAGTTCCCATTTCCCATGACGGTGACAATGATACAACTATGCAGTATATCCTTGTATAGTGGGCCTTTTTTTAACCTCTGGCGCATTCGAAAATACCAAAACGTTTCTCGAGGATACTATTGGCGAATGATTATTCCACTGGCGTTAGGAAAGTTTCTTTCATCTGTCACATCACACATTTCGTTATGGAAAGTACCAGTATCTTATGCCCATACAG ttaaagctACTATGCCACTGTTTACCGTAATCTTGACACGTTTCCTATTTCGTGAAAAGCAACCCACTTTGGTGTATCTCAGCTTGGTACCAATTATAACGGGCGTTGCAATTGCTACCGTGACAGAAATTTCATTCGACATGATTGGCTTAATAAGTGCACTCTTATCGACAATGGGATTTTCCCTGCAGAACATCTTCTCCAAAAAG GTGCTAAAGGACACGGGAATGCATCATTTGCGACTTTTGGAATTATTGGGCAAATTAGCGCTGATTATGTTCTTGCCAATTTGGATTTTTGTGGATAGTCTTAGTATTATACGACATCCCGTCATT acAGGTTTAGATTATCGGGTGATTGCATTGCTATTCGCTGATGGTGTTTTAAACTGGTTGCAGAACGTTATCGCATTTAATGTACTATCACTAGTGTCACCACTGACATATGCGGTTGCGAGCGCATCAAAACGAATTTTTGTGATAGGTGTATCGCTGTTAATTTTAGGGAACCCCGTAACCTTCTTAAATTGCGTTGGCATGACTTTGGCCATTTTTGGCGTATTGTGTTATAATAGG GCAAAGCAAGTGTCCAAATCATCAAAGACGATATTACCTCTCACACAAAATCATCGTATTAAATACGAGCCATTCAAAGGGAATCTGGACCCTTACCATCATGGTGTGGTGAACAGCAGTGTGAATGGTTTCGCTAACAAACGTGGTGAAAAacaatatacaaatacaaattcagTTGCAACAAATAGCTTGCTGACGAATGGAAATGTTTTTCCAAATGGTAGTACGGCCCgtttactttttgtttaa
- the LOC128857984 gene encoding histone deacetylase 6 isoform X3: MSSPIVTRRGAQKAKIQTRAMVKSAVAASKPSAALVEAKRKAKLLKMQEQSQQDQVVKDIFQNAVSAKTIIKKPTGIVYDESMAQHRCLWDENHPERPERFTRVLERCKELHLIEQCQRIPSRRATKDEILLLHSVEHYDLLQRTSGVQDEASMEDLSSKFDSIYIHPSTFELSLLATGSTIDLIENVIAGNVQNGMAIIRPPGHHAMKAEFNGYCFFNNVAIATQYAIDILKLSKIMIVDWDIHHGQGTQRFFYNDPRVLYFSIHRFEHGTFWPYLKESDFDAIGNGNGTGYNFNVPLNKTKMGNGDYLAIFQQLLIPVAVEYQPELIIISAGYDAALGCPEGEMEVTPAFYAHLLNSLMKLAQSRVAVILEGGYCLDSLSEGAALTLRTLLGGTCPALVEKLEPPGEVIQDTILNCIYAHRPYWRCLQIQPIYTMEELNNVNPQPKLHKVSRLFIGGEPLPERFPTRGTAPVMLPEVVAQNEKRLKFLKHETKLLTPHVRVCYVYDDIMLQHSNTFEDGHPEQPARIKRIYEMHIDYKLTERMKQLPPRIATTDEICLAHTRAHVNFIRRISDKDELQRMGEKYNSVYFHPKTFDCATLAAGSVLQVVDKVLSGEARSGVCIVRPPGHHAESDVPHGFCIFNNVAIAAQYALRDHGLKRVLIVDWDVHHGNGTQHIFESQSNVLYISMHRYDNGTFFPKSKDADFDVVGKAAGVGFNVNIPWNKKGMGDMEYVMAFQQLVMPIAYEFDPELVLVSAGFDAAIGDPLGGCKVTPEAYGLFTHWLSGLAGGRIILCLEGGYNVNSISYSMTMCSKSLLGDPIPPIQVNGNTARNLSAAYTSCVETIQNCLSVQQRYWKSLVFNKRLPQFASENNNEDFLSATMQNLAIKTDEERCVIGCENAADTEVALEPSGSKPKS; encoded by the exons ATG AGCTCTCCTATTGTTACTCGTCGTGGGGCGCAAAAAGCTAAAATACAAACTCGTGCAATGGTTAAGTCTGCAGTCGCAGCAAGCAAGCCGAGCGCAGCGTTAGTCGAAGCTAAACGcaaagcaaaattactcaaaatgCAAGAACAAAGCCAACAAGATCAAGTTGTGAAAGATATATTCCAAAAT gcGGTCAGcgcaaaaacaattattaaaaaacctaCTGGCATAGTATACGATGAATCTATGGCGCAGCACCGTTGCCTTTGGGATGAAAATCACCCTGAGAGGCCAGAACGCTTCACCCGAGTGTTGGAGAG GTGCAAGGAACTGCATCTCATAGAACAGTGCCAAAGAATTCCATCACGGCGTGCAACAAAGGATGAAATACTCCTGTTGCATAGCGTTGAGCACTATGATCTTCTTCAGCGCACTTCGGGCGTGCAAGACGAAGCATCAATGGAAGACCTTAGCTCTAAATTCGATTCAATTTATATACATCCG TCCACATTTGAATTGTCTCTACTGGCGACAGGTTCCACCATAGACTTAATTGAAAACGTAATAGCCGGCAATGTGCAAAATGGTATGGCGATCATACGACCACCCGGTCATCACGCGATGAAAGCTGAATTCAATGG TTACTGTTTCTTCAACAATGTGGCCATTGCAACACAATATGCGATTGACATTTTGAAGTTAAGCAAAATAATGATTGTTGATTGGGACATACATCACGGACAAGGCACGCAGCGCTTCTTCTACAACGATCCAAG GGTGctttatttttcaatacatCGTTTTGAACATGGCACCTTTTGGCCATATCTTAAAGAATCGGATTTTGATGCTATTGGTAATGGCAACGGCACGGGTTACAATTTTAATGTACCtttgaataaaactaaaatggGGAATGGAGACTATTTGGCAATTTTCCAACAGTTGCTTATACCCGTTGCAGTTGAATATCAACCAGAGTTGATTATTATATCGGCCGGCTATGATGCTGCTTTAGGCTGTCCCGAAGGCGAAATGGAAGTCACACCCGCATTCTATGCACATTTGCTGAATTCGCTTATGAAGCTGGCACAATCACGTGTTGCCGTCATATTGGAAGGTGGTTACTGCCTCGATTCCTTATCGGAGGGTGCGGCACTCACCCTGCGCACCTTGCTGGGCGGCACATGCCCAGCGCTGGTAGAGAAATTGGAGCCACCAGGCGAAGTCATACAGGACACAATACTCAATTGCATTTATGCTCACCGTCCGTACTGGCGGTGCCTGCAAATCCAACCAATATACACCATGGAGGAGCTAAATAACGTAAATCCACAACCAAAGTTGCATAAAGTTAGTCGACTATTTATCGGCGGTGAACCGCTGCCCGAACGTTTCCCCACCAGAGGCACGGCACCGGTTATGCTACCCGAAGTTGTGGCACAGAACGAGAAACGCTTGAAATTCCTAAAACATG aaaccaaACTATTGACGCCGCACGTACGCGTTTGCTATGTTTACGACGATATTATGCTGCAGCATAGCAACACCTTTGAGGATGGCCATCCAGAGCAACCTGCGCGCATTAAACGCATCTATGAAATGCACATAGACTATAAGCTCACCGAACGTATGAAACAGCTGCCACCGCGCATAGCAACAACCGATGAGATTTGCTTGGCGCATACGCGTGCACATGTCAATTTCATACGCCGCATAAGCGACAAGGATGAGCTACAGAGGATGGGTGAGAAATATAATTCTGTCTATTTTCATCCGAAGACCTTCGATTGTGCCACCTTGGCAGCGGGCTCAGTGCTGCAAGTGGTGGACAAAGTGCTGAGTGGTGAGGCGCGCAGCGGTGTTTGCATAGTGCGTCCACCTGGCCACCATGCCGAGTCCGATGTGCCACACGGCTTTTGTATATTCAATAATGTTGCAATTGCCGCGCAATATGCCCTACGTGACCACGGCCTTAAAAG AGTGTTAATTGTTGATTGGGATGTGCATCATGGCAATGGCACGCAGCACATCTTCGAATCGCAGTCGAATGTACTCTATATTAGTATGCATCGCTACGACAACGGCACCTTTTTCCCCAAAAGCAAAGACGCTGATTTCGATGTGGTTGGTAAAGCCGCCGGTGTGGGTTTCAATGTGAATATACCGTGGAATAAA aaAGGCATGGGCGATATGGAATATGTGATGGCTTTCCAACAACTCGTAATGCCAATTGCATATGAATTCGATCCGGAATTGGTGCTTGTATCGGCTGGCTTCGATGCCGCTATCGGCGATCCACTCGGTGGCTGTAAGGTAACCCCCGAAGCGTACGGCCTTTTCACGCACTGGCTTTCTGGCTTAGCCGGCGGCCGTATAATTTTATGCCTAGAAGGCGGCTACAATGTAAATTCCATTTCCTACTCTATGACAATGTGCAGCAAATCACTGTTGGGTGATCCGATTCCACCCATACAAGTTAATGGCAACACTGCACGCAACCTTAGCGCGGCATATACGAGCTGTGTGGAAACCATACAAAACTGCTTGAGTGTACAGCAGCGTTATTGGAAGAGTTTGGTGTTCAACAAGCGGCTGCCACAATTCGCTAGCGAAAATAACAATGAGGATTTTCTTTCTGCTACTATGCAAAATTTAGCTATCAAAACGGATGAGGAGAGATGCGTGATTGGCTGTGAAAATGCCGCCGATACAGAGGTGGCTTTGGAACCGAGCGGCAGTAAGCCGAAG TCATAG
- the LOC128857984 gene encoding histone deacetylase 6 isoform X2: protein MSSPIVTRRGAQKAKIQTRAMVKSAVAASKPSAALVEAKRKAKLLKMQEQSQQDQVVKDIFQNAVSAKTIIKKPTGIVYDESMAQHRCLWDENHPERPERFTRVLERCKELHLIEQCQRIPSRRATKDEILLLHSVEHYDLLQRTSGVQDEASMEDLSSKFDSIYIHPSTFELSLLATGSTIDLIENVIAGNVQNGMAIIRPPGHHAMKAEFNGYCFFNNVAIATQYAIDILKLSKIMIVDWDIHHGQGTQRFFYNDPRVLYFSIHRFEHGTFWPYLKESDFDAIGNGNGTGYNFNVPLNKTKMGNGDYLAIFQQLLIPVAVEYQPELIIISAGYDAALGCPEGEMEVTPAFYAHLLNSLMKLAQSRVAVILEGGYCLDSLSEGAALTLRTLLGGTCPALVEKLEPPGEVIQDTILNCIYAHRPYWRCLQIQPIYTMEELNNVNPQPKLHKVSRLFIGGEPLPERFPTRGTAPVMLPEVVAQNEKRLKFLKHETKLLTPHVRVCYVYDDIMLQHSNTFEDGHPEQPARIKRIYEMHIDYKLTERMKQLPPRIATTDEICLAHTRAHVNFIRRISDKDELQRMGEKYNSVYFHPKTFDCATLAAGSVLQVVDKVLSGEARSGVCIVRPPGHHAESDVPHGFCIFNNVAIAAQYALRDHGLKRVLIVDWDVHHGNGTQHIFESQSNVLYISMHRYDNGTFFPKSKDADFDVVGKAAGVGFNVNIPWNKKGMGDMEYVMAFQQLVMPIAYEFDPELVLVSAGFDAAIGDPLGGCKVTPEAYGLFTHWLSGLAGGRIILCLEGGYNVNSISYSMTMCSKSLLGDPIPPIQVNGNTARNLSAAYTSCVETIQNCLSVQQRYWKSLVFNKRLPQFASENNNEDFLSATMQNLAIKTDEERCVIGCENAADTEVALEPSGSKPKVKVKTLTEFLTENLES, encoded by the exons ATG AGCTCTCCTATTGTTACTCGTCGTGGGGCGCAAAAAGCTAAAATACAAACTCGTGCAATGGTTAAGTCTGCAGTCGCAGCAAGCAAGCCGAGCGCAGCGTTAGTCGAAGCTAAACGcaaagcaaaattactcaaaatgCAAGAACAAAGCCAACAAGATCAAGTTGTGAAAGATATATTCCAAAAT gcGGTCAGcgcaaaaacaattattaaaaaacctaCTGGCATAGTATACGATGAATCTATGGCGCAGCACCGTTGCCTTTGGGATGAAAATCACCCTGAGAGGCCAGAACGCTTCACCCGAGTGTTGGAGAG GTGCAAGGAACTGCATCTCATAGAACAGTGCCAAAGAATTCCATCACGGCGTGCAACAAAGGATGAAATACTCCTGTTGCATAGCGTTGAGCACTATGATCTTCTTCAGCGCACTTCGGGCGTGCAAGACGAAGCATCAATGGAAGACCTTAGCTCTAAATTCGATTCAATTTATATACATCCG TCCACATTTGAATTGTCTCTACTGGCGACAGGTTCCACCATAGACTTAATTGAAAACGTAATAGCCGGCAATGTGCAAAATGGTATGGCGATCATACGACCACCCGGTCATCACGCGATGAAAGCTGAATTCAATGG TTACTGTTTCTTCAACAATGTGGCCATTGCAACACAATATGCGATTGACATTTTGAAGTTAAGCAAAATAATGATTGTTGATTGGGACATACATCACGGACAAGGCACGCAGCGCTTCTTCTACAACGATCCAAG GGTGctttatttttcaatacatCGTTTTGAACATGGCACCTTTTGGCCATATCTTAAAGAATCGGATTTTGATGCTATTGGTAATGGCAACGGCACGGGTTACAATTTTAATGTACCtttgaataaaactaaaatggGGAATGGAGACTATTTGGCAATTTTCCAACAGTTGCTTATACCCGTTGCAGTTGAATATCAACCAGAGTTGATTATTATATCGGCCGGCTATGATGCTGCTTTAGGCTGTCCCGAAGGCGAAATGGAAGTCACACCCGCATTCTATGCACATTTGCTGAATTCGCTTATGAAGCTGGCACAATCACGTGTTGCCGTCATATTGGAAGGTGGTTACTGCCTCGATTCCTTATCGGAGGGTGCGGCACTCACCCTGCGCACCTTGCTGGGCGGCACATGCCCAGCGCTGGTAGAGAAATTGGAGCCACCAGGCGAAGTCATACAGGACACAATACTCAATTGCATTTATGCTCACCGTCCGTACTGGCGGTGCCTGCAAATCCAACCAATATACACCATGGAGGAGCTAAATAACGTAAATCCACAACCAAAGTTGCATAAAGTTAGTCGACTATTTATCGGCGGTGAACCGCTGCCCGAACGTTTCCCCACCAGAGGCACGGCACCGGTTATGCTACCCGAAGTTGTGGCACAGAACGAGAAACGCTTGAAATTCCTAAAACATG aaaccaaACTATTGACGCCGCACGTACGCGTTTGCTATGTTTACGACGATATTATGCTGCAGCATAGCAACACCTTTGAGGATGGCCATCCAGAGCAACCTGCGCGCATTAAACGCATCTATGAAATGCACATAGACTATAAGCTCACCGAACGTATGAAACAGCTGCCACCGCGCATAGCAACAACCGATGAGATTTGCTTGGCGCATACGCGTGCACATGTCAATTTCATACGCCGCATAAGCGACAAGGATGAGCTACAGAGGATGGGTGAGAAATATAATTCTGTCTATTTTCATCCGAAGACCTTCGATTGTGCCACCTTGGCAGCGGGCTCAGTGCTGCAAGTGGTGGACAAAGTGCTGAGTGGTGAGGCGCGCAGCGGTGTTTGCATAGTGCGTCCACCTGGCCACCATGCCGAGTCCGATGTGCCACACGGCTTTTGTATATTCAATAATGTTGCAATTGCCGCGCAATATGCCCTACGTGACCACGGCCTTAAAAG AGTGTTAATTGTTGATTGGGATGTGCATCATGGCAATGGCACGCAGCACATCTTCGAATCGCAGTCGAATGTACTCTATATTAGTATGCATCGCTACGACAACGGCACCTTTTTCCCCAAAAGCAAAGACGCTGATTTCGATGTGGTTGGTAAAGCCGCCGGTGTGGGTTTCAATGTGAATATACCGTGGAATAAA aaAGGCATGGGCGATATGGAATATGTGATGGCTTTCCAACAACTCGTAATGCCAATTGCATATGAATTCGATCCGGAATTGGTGCTTGTATCGGCTGGCTTCGATGCCGCTATCGGCGATCCACTCGGTGGCTGTAAGGTAACCCCCGAAGCGTACGGCCTTTTCACGCACTGGCTTTCTGGCTTAGCCGGCGGCCGTATAATTTTATGCCTAGAAGGCGGCTACAATGTAAATTCCATTTCCTACTCTATGACAATGTGCAGCAAATCACTGTTGGGTGATCCGATTCCACCCATACAAGTTAATGGCAACACTGCACGCAACCTTAGCGCGGCATATACGAGCTGTGTGGAAACCATACAAAACTGCTTGAGTGTACAGCAGCGTTATTGGAAGAGTTTGGTGTTCAACAAGCGGCTGCCACAATTCGCTAGCGAAAATAACAATGAGGATTTTCTTTCTGCTACTATGCAAAATTTAGCTATCAAAACGGATGAGGAGAGATGCGTGATTGGCTGTGAAAATGCCGCCGATACAGAGGTGGCTTTGGAACCGAGCGGCAGTAAGCCGAAGGTAAAAGTTAAAACCCTAACAGAATTTCTCACCGAAAATCTAGAG TCATAG
- the LOC128857984 gene encoding histone deacetylase 6 isoform X1 has protein sequence MSSPIVTRRGAQKAKIQTRAMVKSAVAASKPSAALVEAKRKAKLLKMQEQSQQDQVVKDIFQNAVSAKTIIKKPTGIVYDESMAQHRCLWDENHPERPERFTRVLERCKELHLIEQCQRIPSRRATKDEILLLHSVEHYDLLQRTSGVQDEASMEDLSSKFDSIYIHPSTFELSLLATGSTIDLIENVIAGNVQNGMAIIRPPGHHAMKAEFNGYCFFNNVAIATQYAIDILKLSKIMIVDWDIHHGQGTQRFFYNDPRVLYFSIHRFEHGTFWPYLKESDFDAIGNGNGTGYNFNVPLNKTKMGNGDYLAIFQQLLIPVAVEYQPELIIISAGYDAALGCPEGEMEVTPAFYAHLLNSLMKLAQSRVAVILEGGYCLDSLSEGAALTLRTLLGGTCPALVEKLEPPGEVIQDTILNCIYAHRPYWRCLQIQPIYTMEELNNVNPQPKLHKVSRLFIGGEPLPERFPTRGTAPVMLPEVVAQNEKRLKFLKHETKLLTPHVRVCYVYDDIMLQHSNTFEDGHPEQPARIKRIYEMHIDYKLTERMKQLPPRIATTDEICLAHTRAHVNFIRRISDKDELQRMGEKYNSVYFHPKTFDCATLAAGSVLQVVDKVLSGEARSGVCIVRPPGHHAESDVPHGFCIFNNVAIAAQYALRDHGLKRVLIVDWDVHHGNGTQHIFESQSNVLYISMHRYDNGTFFPKSKDADFDVVGKAAGVGFNVNIPWNKKGMGDMEYVMAFQQLVMPIAYEFDPELVLVSAGFDAAIGDPLGGCKVTPEAYGLFTHWLSGLAGGRIILCLEGGYNVNSISYSMTMCSKSLLGDPIPPIQVNGNTARNLSAAYTSCVETIQNCLSVQQRYWKSLVFNKRLPQFASENNNEDFLSATMQNLAIKTDEERCVIGCENAADTEVALEPSGSKPKVKVKTLTEFLTENLEALQNNEMFAVVPLKTCPHLKQLRPEEAPKIIDSNAPCENCLSTVENWMCLSCYQILCGRYVMEHMLLHSIATSHPFALSFSDLSVWCYSCEAYVDNSKLHTYKNLLHRHKFGEDMVWSYPVSNCNDNVDDDADYDGDYDANAFSIQLEPNN, from the exons ATG AGCTCTCCTATTGTTACTCGTCGTGGGGCGCAAAAAGCTAAAATACAAACTCGTGCAATGGTTAAGTCTGCAGTCGCAGCAAGCAAGCCGAGCGCAGCGTTAGTCGAAGCTAAACGcaaagcaaaattactcaaaatgCAAGAACAAAGCCAACAAGATCAAGTTGTGAAAGATATATTCCAAAAT gcGGTCAGcgcaaaaacaattattaaaaaacctaCTGGCATAGTATACGATGAATCTATGGCGCAGCACCGTTGCCTTTGGGATGAAAATCACCCTGAGAGGCCAGAACGCTTCACCCGAGTGTTGGAGAG GTGCAAGGAACTGCATCTCATAGAACAGTGCCAAAGAATTCCATCACGGCGTGCAACAAAGGATGAAATACTCCTGTTGCATAGCGTTGAGCACTATGATCTTCTTCAGCGCACTTCGGGCGTGCAAGACGAAGCATCAATGGAAGACCTTAGCTCTAAATTCGATTCAATTTATATACATCCG TCCACATTTGAATTGTCTCTACTGGCGACAGGTTCCACCATAGACTTAATTGAAAACGTAATAGCCGGCAATGTGCAAAATGGTATGGCGATCATACGACCACCCGGTCATCACGCGATGAAAGCTGAATTCAATGG TTACTGTTTCTTCAACAATGTGGCCATTGCAACACAATATGCGATTGACATTTTGAAGTTAAGCAAAATAATGATTGTTGATTGGGACATACATCACGGACAAGGCACGCAGCGCTTCTTCTACAACGATCCAAG GGTGctttatttttcaatacatCGTTTTGAACATGGCACCTTTTGGCCATATCTTAAAGAATCGGATTTTGATGCTATTGGTAATGGCAACGGCACGGGTTACAATTTTAATGTACCtttgaataaaactaaaatggGGAATGGAGACTATTTGGCAATTTTCCAACAGTTGCTTATACCCGTTGCAGTTGAATATCAACCAGAGTTGATTATTATATCGGCCGGCTATGATGCTGCTTTAGGCTGTCCCGAAGGCGAAATGGAAGTCACACCCGCATTCTATGCACATTTGCTGAATTCGCTTATGAAGCTGGCACAATCACGTGTTGCCGTCATATTGGAAGGTGGTTACTGCCTCGATTCCTTATCGGAGGGTGCGGCACTCACCCTGCGCACCTTGCTGGGCGGCACATGCCCAGCGCTGGTAGAGAAATTGGAGCCACCAGGCGAAGTCATACAGGACACAATACTCAATTGCATTTATGCTCACCGTCCGTACTGGCGGTGCCTGCAAATCCAACCAATATACACCATGGAGGAGCTAAATAACGTAAATCCACAACCAAAGTTGCATAAAGTTAGTCGACTATTTATCGGCGGTGAACCGCTGCCCGAACGTTTCCCCACCAGAGGCACGGCACCGGTTATGCTACCCGAAGTTGTGGCACAGAACGAGAAACGCTTGAAATTCCTAAAACATG aaaccaaACTATTGACGCCGCACGTACGCGTTTGCTATGTTTACGACGATATTATGCTGCAGCATAGCAACACCTTTGAGGATGGCCATCCAGAGCAACCTGCGCGCATTAAACGCATCTATGAAATGCACATAGACTATAAGCTCACCGAACGTATGAAACAGCTGCCACCGCGCATAGCAACAACCGATGAGATTTGCTTGGCGCATACGCGTGCACATGTCAATTTCATACGCCGCATAAGCGACAAGGATGAGCTACAGAGGATGGGTGAGAAATATAATTCTGTCTATTTTCATCCGAAGACCTTCGATTGTGCCACCTTGGCAGCGGGCTCAGTGCTGCAAGTGGTGGACAAAGTGCTGAGTGGTGAGGCGCGCAGCGGTGTTTGCATAGTGCGTCCACCTGGCCACCATGCCGAGTCCGATGTGCCACACGGCTTTTGTATATTCAATAATGTTGCAATTGCCGCGCAATATGCCCTACGTGACCACGGCCTTAAAAG AGTGTTAATTGTTGATTGGGATGTGCATCATGGCAATGGCACGCAGCACATCTTCGAATCGCAGTCGAATGTACTCTATATTAGTATGCATCGCTACGACAACGGCACCTTTTTCCCCAAAAGCAAAGACGCTGATTTCGATGTGGTTGGTAAAGCCGCCGGTGTGGGTTTCAATGTGAATATACCGTGGAATAAA aaAGGCATGGGCGATATGGAATATGTGATGGCTTTCCAACAACTCGTAATGCCAATTGCATATGAATTCGATCCGGAATTGGTGCTTGTATCGGCTGGCTTCGATGCCGCTATCGGCGATCCACTCGGTGGCTGTAAGGTAACCCCCGAAGCGTACGGCCTTTTCACGCACTGGCTTTCTGGCTTAGCCGGCGGCCGTATAATTTTATGCCTAGAAGGCGGCTACAATGTAAATTCCATTTCCTACTCTATGACAATGTGCAGCAAATCACTGTTGGGTGATCCGATTCCACCCATACAAGTTAATGGCAACACTGCACGCAACCTTAGCGCGGCATATACGAGCTGTGTGGAAACCATACAAAACTGCTTGAGTGTACAGCAGCGTTATTGGAAGAGTTTGGTGTTCAACAAGCGGCTGCCACAATTCGCTAGCGAAAATAACAATGAGGATTTTCTTTCTGCTACTATGCAAAATTTAGCTATCAAAACGGATGAGGAGAGATGCGTGATTGGCTGTGAAAATGCCGCCGATACAGAGGTGGCTTTGGAACCGAGCGGCAGTAAGCCGAAGGTAAAAGTTAAAACCCTAACAGAATTTCTCACCGAAAATCTAGAG GCTttacaaaataatgaaatgttcgCCGTTGTTCCATTAAAAACATGTCCTCATTTAAAACAGTTGCGTCCTGAGGAGGCGCCGAAAA TCATAGATAGCAATGCTCCATGCGAGAATTGCTTGTCAACGGTCGAGAACTGGATGTGTCTGAGCTGCTATCAAATACTCTGCGGTCGTTACGTCATGGAACACATGCTCCTGCACAGCATCGCAACATCACACCCCTTTGCGCTTAGCTTTAGTGATTTATCGGTTTGGTGTTACTCTTGCGAGGCATATGTCGACAATAGCAAATTACACACCTACAAAAATCTTCTGCACCGACATAAATTCGGCGAGGACATGGTGTGGTCGTATCCCGTTAGTAATTGTAACGACAACGTTGATGATGATGCGGATTATGATGGTGATTACGATGCAAATGCATTTAGCATTCAACTTGAACCAAACAACTGA